The following coding sequences lie in one Tachysurus fulvidraco isolate hzauxx_2018 chromosome 19, HZAU_PFXX_2.0, whole genome shotgun sequence genomic window:
- the LOC113655864 gene encoding protein mono-ADP-ribosyltransferase PARP11, whose translation MHCSVTDKCVQHVQQLCPKNNDEESCEEEMDTSEPNWHWFYLAECGVWHMFEIDPSAGCSVTSEQIEANYNRNQHGSMDFYTPKYSYRLDFSVMKQINVTTGKQRPIKRALHSATGFRFICDNLALPVPCHWERVNTDEPYQLIPLCRDTFEYKEVARLYERTMSQPIKSIQRIQNLDLWEFFCRKKAQLRKIKRIIDIDERMLFHGTGHSNIQAICTYNFDWRLTGSHGDVYGKGSYFARDAKYSSKFCHCTSKHNFTLQRHGLAPPIFQTDPPYKCMFLARVLVGEYTVGHPHFCRPPSKDLSIANFFDSCVDDMVNPKIFVIFDSNQIYPEYLIEFY comes from the exons ATGCATTGCTCCGTAACTGACAAGTGTGTTCAGCATGTTCAGCAACTGTGTCCCAAAAACAATGATGAGGAATCCTGCGAGGAGGAGATGGATACATCTGAGCCTAACTGGCATTGGTTTTACTTGGCTGAATGTGGAGTGTGGCATATGTTTGAG ATTGATCCCAGTGCAGGATGTTCGGTGACCAGCGAACAGATTGAAGCAAACTACAACAGGAATCAGCATGGGTCCATGGATTTCTATACACCTAAATATAGCTACAGATTAGATTTTTCAG TTATGAAGCAAATCAATGTCACGACTGGAAAACAGAGACCAATAAAAAGGGCTCTACATTCTGCCACTGGATTTAG ATTTATCTGTGATAACCTGGCTCTGCCAGTCCCTTGTCACTGGGAGAGAGTTAACACAGATGAGCCATATCAG CTCATCCCTCTATGCAGAGACACATTTGAATACAAAGAGGTGGCCAGGCTGTATGAGAGGACCATGTCTCAACCTATAAAATCCATTCAGAGGATACAGAACCTGGACCTGTGGGAGTTTTTCTGCAG gAAAAAGGCCCAGCTGAGAAAGATAAAACGTATTATAGACATCGATGAGAGGATGCTCTTTCATGGGACAGGTCACAGTAACATCCAGGCTATTTGTACATACAACTTTGACTGGCGACTTACAGGAAGTCATGGTGACGTCTATGGGAAAG gAAGCTATTTTGCTCGTGATGCCAAGTACTCCAGCAAGTTCTGCCACTGCACCAGCAAACATAACTTCACGCTGCAGAGACATGGCCTGGCACCGCCTATATTCCAGACTGACCCACCATATAAGTGCATGTTCCTGGCACGGGTGTTAGTAGGGGAATACACAGTAGGTCACCCACACTTCTGTCGCCCGCCCTCCAAAGACCTGAGCATCGCCAACTTCTTTGACAGTTGTGTGGACGATATGGTCAACCCGAAGATCTTTGTAATATTTGACAGCAATCAGATCTATCCTGAGTACCTTATCGAATTCTACTGA
- the LOC113655873 gene encoding protein mono-ADP-ribosyltransferase PARP11-like, with translation MYGGWKVGYDDTEHMDTSGYSWHYEAECGIWHRTEDDPINPISSSDLERLYFNNPYGNINISTAGSNFRIDFIERLKINLRTGQKQKLKRSIFTERMIRCKCADKPPSVPAHWEEMDPKVPYQAFTVNRQSSEFEEVERYVRDIGLLKEPLKFIYRIQNVDLWELYCKKKSQLMKIKGQSDIEERMLFHGTSKNNLHNICLYNFDFRLSNSKRNGHTWGKGTYFAVHAAYADCYSKAHSQQGDNTRIMFLARVIVGKSTLGSPDFYRPDGDQNENIHDSCVDNTLYPRIFVVFDSNQIYPEYVLEYGG, from the exons ATGTATGGTGGTTGGAAGGTAGGGTATGATGACACTGAACATATGGACACTTCTGGATATTCCTGGCACTATGAAGCGGAGTGTGGCATTTGGCACAGAACTGAG GATGATCCAATAAACCCAATCAGCAGCTCAGATTTGGAAAGGCTTTACTTTAACAACCCATATGGAAATATTAATATCAGCACAGCAGGAAGCAACTTCAGAATTGATTTTATTG AGAGACTGAAGATCAACCTAAGGACAGGGCAGAAGCAAAAACTAAAGCGGTCTATATTCACTGAGCGTATGATCAG ATGCAAATGTGCAGACAAGCCTCCATCTGTACCTGCGCACTGGGAGGAAATGGATCCTAAAGTACCTTATCAG GCTTTTACTGTGAACAGGCAATCAAGTGAGTTTGAGGAAGTGGAGAGATACGTGCGAGACATTGGCCTACTCAAGGAACCCCTGAAGTTTATCTACAGAATACAGAATGTTGACCTCTGGGAGCTGTATTGCAA GAAAAAATCCCAGCTGATGAAGATAAAAGGTCAGTCAGACATTGAAGAACGAATGCTCTTCCACGGCACAAGCAAAAACAATTTGCATAATATTTGCTTGTACAATTTTGACTTCAGGCTGTCTAACTCAAAACGGAATGGTCACACTTGGGGAAAAG GTACATACTTTGCCGTACATGCAGCCTATGCAGACTGCTACAGTAAAGCTCATAGCCAACAAGGTGACAACACACGTATCATGTTCCTCGCACGTGTGATTGTTGGGAAGTCCACACTTGGAAGTCCGGATTTCTACAGACCTGATGGTgatcaaaatgaaaatatacatgACAGCTGCGTTGACAATACATTATATCCTAGGATTTTTGTTGTCTTTGATTCTAACCAGATATATCCTGAGTATGTGCTGGAGTATGGAGGGTAA
- the pyroxd1 gene encoding pyridine nucleotide-disulfide oxidoreductase domain-containing protein 1 isoform X2, with protein sequence MAGSYLAEKHFRFVVVGGGISGVTCAEQLAFQFPKEEVALLTAAPLVKTVTNLRQVSKTLEDFDVEEQPSNILEAKYPNLKVIHSAVRGLHAKQHMLQTEDGHNVHYQKLCVCTGARPKLVIKENPHVLGIRDTDSAQDFQKKLSKAKRMLVVGNGGIALELVYEVEGCEVIWAIKDKAIGNTFFDAGAAQFLIPSLEVEKPEKTLQCRRARYTTDKATKPKAAAADLGSALGPDWHQDISLRGAEEVSHNVHVEYECEIEAIHSQEDFMQTMFYTKNRDLGVWPVYAQLTNGKVYGCDFIISATGVIPNSDPFLQGNNFELAKDHGLKVDECMRTSEADVYAAGDVCSAGWEPSPLWQQMRLWTQARQMGFYAARCIAAHELEEAIELDFCFELFSHMTKFFNYKVVLLGKFNAQGLGLDHELLVRCTKGMEYVKVVLSGGRMVGAVLIGETDLEETFENLILNQMDLSSYGAELLNPNIDIEDYFD encoded by the exons ATGGCAGGAAGCTACCTGGCAGAGAAACACTTCAGATTTGTGGTCGTAGGTGGAGGAATTTCAGGGGTCACCTGTGCGGAACAG CTGGCCTTCCAGTTTCCTAAGGAGGAAGTTGCTCTTCTCACCGCTGCCCCACTGGTAAAGACTGTGACTAATTTAAGACAG GTGTCCAAGACTTTGGAGGACTTTGATGTGGAAGAACAGCCATCCAACATTTTAGAGGCGAAGTATCCTAACTTGAAGGTTATTCATTCAGCAGTGAGAGGTCTCcatgcaaaacagcat ATGCTGCAGACTGAGGATGGACATAACGTCCATTACCAGAAGCTTTGTGTGTGCACTGGTGCCAGACCTAAACTTGTCATCAAGGAGAACCCTCATGTACTGGGCATACGAGACACAGATAGTGCACAG GATTTTCAGAAGAAGCTTTCCAAAGCTAAGCGCATGCTAGTTGTTGGGAATGGAGGAATTGCATTGGAATTGGT cTATGAAGTGGAGGGCTGTGAAGTGATCTGGGCCATAAAGGACAAGGCCATAGGGAATACGTTTTTTGATGCTGGAGCTGCTCAATTCCTCATCCCCTCACTGGAGGTGGAGAAGCCTGAGAAAACATTGCAGTGCAGAAGAGCACGATACACCACAGACAAAGCTACAAAACCTAAAGCAG CTGCAGCAGATCTTGGTAGTGCCTTAGGTCCAGATTGGCACCAAGACATCAGTCTAAGAGGAGCAgaggag GTATCACACAACGTTCATGTAGAATACGAGTGTGAGATTGAAGCAATCCACTCCCAGGAGGACTTCATGCAAACAATGTTCTATACAAAGAACCGTGATTTAG GTGTGTGGCCAGTTTATGCACAGTTAACCAATGGGAAGGTCTATGGCTGTGACTTTATAATCAGTGCTACAGGTGTTATCCCAAATAGCGATCCTTTTCTTCAGGGTAATAAT TTTGAGCTGGCAAAAGATCATGGCCTGAAAGTTGATGAGTGCATGCGGACATCTGAAGCAGATGTGTATGCAGCTGGAGATGTGTGCAGTGCAGGTTGGGAGCCTAGTCCCCTTTGGCAGCAG ATGCGCTTATGGACTCAGGCACGTCAGATGGGCTTCTATGCCGCACGCTGTATTGCAGCCCATGAGCTGGAGGAGGCCATTGAGCTGGACTTCTGCTTTGAGCTCTTTTCACACATGACCAAGTTTTTCAACTACAAG GTGGTGCTGCTAGGAAAGTTTAATGCTCAAGGCCTGGGCCTGGATCATGAACTGCTGGTGCGTTGCACTAAAGGCATGGAATATGTGAAGGTGGTGTTGAGTGGAGGCCGTATGGTGGGGGCTGTTCTTATTGGAGAGACTGACCTGGAAGAGACCTTTGAGAATCTCATCCTCAACCAGATGGATTTGTCATCCTATGGGGCAGAGTTGCTTAACCCCAACATTGACATTGAGGACTACTTTGACTGA
- the pyroxd1 gene encoding pyridine nucleotide-disulfide oxidoreductase domain-containing protein 1 isoform X1, with translation MAGSYLAEKHFRFVVVGGGISGVTCAEQLAFQFPKEEVALLTAAPLVKTVTNLRQVSKTLEDFDVEEQPSNILEAKYPNLKVIHSAVRGLHAKQHMLQTEDGHNVHYQKLCVCTGARPKLVIKENPHVLGIRDTDSAQDFQKKLSKAKRMLVVGNGGIALELVYEVEGCEVIWAIKDKAIGNTFFDAGAAQFLIPSLEVEKPEKTLQCRRARYTTDKATKPKAAAAADLGSALGPDWHQDISLRGAEEVSHNVHVEYECEIEAIHSQEDFMQTMFYTKNRDLGVWPVYAQLTNGKVYGCDFIISATGVIPNSDPFLQGNNFELAKDHGLKVDECMRTSEADVYAAGDVCSAGWEPSPLWQQMRLWTQARQMGFYAARCIAAHELEEAIELDFCFELFSHMTKFFNYKVVLLGKFNAQGLGLDHELLVRCTKGMEYVKVVLSGGRMVGAVLIGETDLEETFENLILNQMDLSSYGAELLNPNIDIEDYFD, from the exons ATGGCAGGAAGCTACCTGGCAGAGAAACACTTCAGATTTGTGGTCGTAGGTGGAGGAATTTCAGGGGTCACCTGTGCGGAACAG CTGGCCTTCCAGTTTCCTAAGGAGGAAGTTGCTCTTCTCACCGCTGCCCCACTGGTAAAGACTGTGACTAATTTAAGACAG GTGTCCAAGACTTTGGAGGACTTTGATGTGGAAGAACAGCCATCCAACATTTTAGAGGCGAAGTATCCTAACTTGAAGGTTATTCATTCAGCAGTGAGAGGTCTCcatgcaaaacagcat ATGCTGCAGACTGAGGATGGACATAACGTCCATTACCAGAAGCTTTGTGTGTGCACTGGTGCCAGACCTAAACTTGTCATCAAGGAGAACCCTCATGTACTGGGCATACGAGACACAGATAGTGCACAG GATTTTCAGAAGAAGCTTTCCAAAGCTAAGCGCATGCTAGTTGTTGGGAATGGAGGAATTGCATTGGAATTGGT cTATGAAGTGGAGGGCTGTGAAGTGATCTGGGCCATAAAGGACAAGGCCATAGGGAATACGTTTTTTGATGCTGGAGCTGCTCAATTCCTCATCCCCTCACTGGAGGTGGAGAAGCCTGAGAAAACATTGCAGTGCAGAAGAGCACGATACACCACAGACAAAGCTACAAAACCTAAAGCAG CAGCTGCAGCAGATCTTGGTAGTGCCTTAGGTCCAGATTGGCACCAAGACATCAGTCTAAGAGGAGCAgaggag GTATCACACAACGTTCATGTAGAATACGAGTGTGAGATTGAAGCAATCCACTCCCAGGAGGACTTCATGCAAACAATGTTCTATACAAAGAACCGTGATTTAG GTGTGTGGCCAGTTTATGCACAGTTAACCAATGGGAAGGTCTATGGCTGTGACTTTATAATCAGTGCTACAGGTGTTATCCCAAATAGCGATCCTTTTCTTCAGGGTAATAAT TTTGAGCTGGCAAAAGATCATGGCCTGAAAGTTGATGAGTGCATGCGGACATCTGAAGCAGATGTGTATGCAGCTGGAGATGTGTGCAGTGCAGGTTGGGAGCCTAGTCCCCTTTGGCAGCAG ATGCGCTTATGGACTCAGGCACGTCAGATGGGCTTCTATGCCGCACGCTGTATTGCAGCCCATGAGCTGGAGGAGGCCATTGAGCTGGACTTCTGCTTTGAGCTCTTTTCACACATGACCAAGTTTTTCAACTACAAG GTGGTGCTGCTAGGAAAGTTTAATGCTCAAGGCCTGGGCCTGGATCATGAACTGCTGGTGCGTTGCACTAAAGGCATGGAATATGTGAAGGTGGTGTTGAGTGGAGGCCGTATGGTGGGGGCTGTTCTTATTGGAGAGACTGACCTGGAAGAGACCTTTGAGAATCTCATCCTCAACCAGATGGATTTGTCATCCTATGGGGCAGAGTTGCTTAACCCCAACATTGACATTGAGGACTACTTTGACTGA
- the LOC113655862 gene encoding calcitonin gene-related peptide 1: protein MYHLKLPALLLLLLMLLQCVTMAPKNRFSISSTEQGDESLDEKRWADSGLLMNPFLQLAGLRPERGLNTANGLQHHIEKRRCNTATCMTQRLADFLIRSSNTVGTVYIPTNIGANTYGKRDMFHSPH from the exons ATGTATCATCTAAAACTGCCTGCCCTGCTTCTTCTGCTACTTATGCTGCTGCAGTGTGTGACTATGGCACCAAAAAACAG GTTTTCCATCTCCTCCACTGAACAGGGGGATGAATCCCTAGATGAGAAAAGATGGGCGGACTCGGGCTTGCTGATGAACCCTTTCCTCCAACTGGCCGGGTTGCGACCAGAGAGGGGACTCAACACAGCCAATGG CCTGCAGCACCacatagagaagagaagatgcaACACGGCCACATGTATGACCCAGAGGCTGGCTGACTTCCTCATTCGCTCTAGTAACACCGTTGGTACTGTTTACATCCCCACTAACATAGGCGCGAACACCTATGGCAAGAGAGACATGTTCCATTCACCCCACTGA